The following coding sequences are from one Treponema parvum window:
- a CDS encoding toprim domain-containing protein: MGGENLKRAEENKKSAVSKTDKTASAAQRSTQKSISNAEQKNKTARKSGQIAVDVTAQKSAAQGVNSIRRKKTSPNTAVYDEDSIQHLEGLEHIRRRPGMYIGSLGDGSDENDGIYILLKEGIDNAVDEFSQGFGNRIDISIDGSGRVRIRDYGRGIPLGKLADCVSKTNTGAKYNDSVFKQAIGMNGVGIKAANALSSYFRAASMRDGKCAVVEFERGVKKSEKMGKVPQGSKDGTYLEFIPDELMFGKYSFNMDVVEKRLWNYVYLNPGLKIVCNGKEYFSENGFVDLLNKEMDGTPLYPYCSFKNEMLEFVFTHTNELDKTLYSYVNGQSTADGGTHVTSFLEGFTKGFNDFYKKNYDIKDVTGGLVGALKISIDNPMFTSQTKNKLGNVEIRSPIIKAVQFAIDDWLRRNPSAASGIEEKIIRNQKAHAEINGVKKEAREAAKKISLKIPKLKDCRYHLQDGKAGEDSMIFITEGDSATGSMVGSRDVRNQAIFSLRGKPENMFGRKQKDIYKNEELYNLMMALGIQENVEDLRYSKIIIATDADNDGFHIRNLVLTFFLLFFEELVTGERVFILETPLFRVRNKTKTVYCYDEETRDKQMKALGAGAEVTRFKGLGEISPGEFGQFIHERKPGDGEDVGMHLTSVSIQTLKNVPKILSFYMGKNTPERRDFIVHHLSADIDA; this comes from the coding sequence ATGGGTGGGGAAAATTTAAAAAGGGCGGAAGAAAACAAAAAATCCGCCGTATCTAAGACTGATAAGACGGCGTCTGCCGCACAAAGAAGCACACAAAAAAGCATTAGCAATGCGGAACAAAAAAACAAAACGGCGCGAAAGTCCGGGCAGATCGCTGTAGACGTGACGGCGCAAAAATCGGCGGCGCAGGGAGTAAACTCGATTCGCCGCAAAAAAACTTCGCCTAATACGGCTGTGTATGACGAAGACAGCATACAGCACCTTGAAGGGCTCGAGCATATACGGCGCCGGCCGGGAATGTACATAGGAAGCCTGGGCGACGGTTCGGACGAAAACGACGGAATTTATATTCTCTTAAAAGAAGGAATCGACAACGCAGTCGACGAATTTTCACAGGGGTTCGGCAACAGAATAGACATTTCCATAGACGGAAGCGGACGGGTTCGCATACGAGACTACGGCCGCGGCATTCCCTTAGGAAAACTTGCCGACTGTGTTTCAAAGACAAACACGGGAGCAAAATATAACGATTCGGTCTTTAAACAAGCGATAGGAATGAACGGCGTAGGCATAAAGGCCGCAAATGCGCTTTCGTCCTATTTTAGAGCCGCTTCGATGCGCGACGGAAAATGCGCCGTAGTGGAATTCGAGCGCGGCGTAAAAAAATCCGAAAAGATGGGAAAAGTTCCGCAAGGTTCAAAGGACGGAACGTATCTTGAGTTTATCCCCGACGAGCTTATGTTCGGCAAATATTCGTTTAACATGGACGTTGTGGAAAAGCGCCTTTGGAACTACGTTTATCTTAATCCCGGACTGAAGATTGTTTGCAACGGCAAAGAATATTTTAGTGAAAACGGTTTCGTCGATCTTTTGAACAAGGAAATGGACGGAACTCCCCTTTATCCTTACTGTTCATTTAAAAATGAAATGCTGGAATTTGTCTTTACCCATACCAATGAATTGGATAAGACATTGTACTCGTATGTGAACGGACAATCCACCGCAGACGGCGGAACCCACGTTACTTCATTTTTGGAAGGCTTTACAAAGGGCTTTAACGATTTTTACAAAAAAAACTATGACATAAAAGACGTTACAGGCGGACTTGTAGGAGCTTTAAAGATCAGCATAGACAATCCCATGTTTACCAGTCAGACAAAAAACAAGCTGGGCAATGTGGAAATTCGATCTCCCATCATAAAGGCCGTCCAGTTTGCCATTGACGATTGGCTTCGCAGAAACCCTTCGGCGGCCTCGGGCATTGAAGAAAAGATCATTCGCAACCAAAAGGCTCACGCTGAAATAAACGGTGTAAAAAAAGAAGCCCGAGAGGCCGCAAAAAAGATCTCGCTTAAAATTCCGAAACTGAAGGATTGCCGCTATCACCTCCAAGACGGTAAAGCCGGTGAAGATTCCATGATCTTTATTACGGAAGGAGATTCGGCAACCGGCTCTATGGTCGGAAGCCGCGACGTAAGAAATCAGGCGATATTCAGCTTGCGCGGCAAGCCTGAAAACATGTTCGGCCGTAAGCAAAAAGATATATACAAAAACGAAGAACTGTATAATTTGATGATGGCTTTGGGAATTCAGGAAAATGTCGAAGACCTGCGCTATTCAAAGATAATAATTGCGACCGATGCCGACAACGACGGATTTCACATAAGGAATTTGGTTTTAACGTTCTTTCTTTTGTTTTTTGAAGAACTTGTTACCGGAGAGCGCGTCTTTATACTTGAAACTCCTCTTTTTCGCGTGCGAAACAAAACAAAGACTGTTTATTGCTACGACGAAGAAACGCGCGACAAACAGATGAAGGCTTTGGGAGCGGGCGCGGAAGTTACGCGTTTTAAAGGCCTCGGCGAAATAAGCCCCGGAGAATTCGGACAATTCATACACGAACGCAAGCCCGGCGACGGCGAAGACGTAGGCATGCATTTAACTTCGGTGAGCATTCAGACTCTTAAAAACGTTCCTAAAATACTTTCGTTTTATATGGGAAAAAACACGCCTGAAAGACGAGACTTTATCGTGCATCACCTTTCCGCGGACATAGACGCTTGA
- the leuS gene encoding leucine--tRNA ligase, with amino-acid sequence MAKYPFDTIEAKWQKYWEEHKTFKTEEDPNVPKEKRKYILDMFPYPSAQGLHVGHPEGYTATDIYSRFLRMNGYNVLHPMGYDAFGLPAENYAIKTGTHPRTTTMENIDHFTKQIKAFGFSYDWDRCVSTCTPDYYRWTQWIFLQLYKKGLAYEAKTPINWCPSCMTGLANEEVKEGKCERCGTSVTHKVIRQWILKITSYADRLLKDLDTLDWPESVNLMQKNWIGRSTGAEVDFHIADKDGKETKDFLTVYTTRPDTLFGATYMVISPEHPMVEKLTSAEQKKAVSEYVEAASKKSDLERTDLNKDKTGVFTGSFAIDPVNGNKIPIWISDYVLISYGTGAIMAVPAHDERDWDFAKKFALPVIKVVASKEEIASLADGDEKKGLAILNDAAKDPEKYKALASAHNDVFAAAEKCTAADGYSINSGQFTGMDTRSSIENIIAWLGQRGIGKKAVNYKLRDWVFSRQRYWGEPIPLVHCPVCKTVPLDEKDLPLELPDVKTYQPTGTGESPLAGIDDWVNCKCPKCGGPAKRETNTMPQWAGSCWYYLRYIDPHNTKSLADTEKIKYWMPVDLYVGGAEHAVLHLLYARFWHKVLYDLGAVNTTEPFQRLVNQGMITSFAYQRANKSLVPVDKVEEVAPGIYEDRETHEKLEQVTAKMSKSLKNVVNPDDMIRQYGADSVRMYEMFMGPLTMSKPWNTQGLIGISRFLEKVWSIGEKPLSETDITLPLTDKRIADVRKLYAQTVKKVTSDTESLNFNTAISQMMIFINEVSKLDSIPRTMWEGFVKMLACYAPHIGEELWQIMGHDKTIAYEKWPEFSEDYCKEDSKTIVVMINGKLRDKFDAPPGASQKDLENKAYATEGARKFMEGKTVVKTVVVPDKLVNIVVK; translated from the coding sequence ATGGCAAAATATCCCTTTGATACGATCGAAGCCAAATGGCAAAAATATTGGGAAGAGCATAAAACATTTAAGACGGAAGAAGATCCCAACGTTCCTAAGGAAAAGCGCAAATACATACTTGACATGTTTCCTTATCCTTCCGCCCAGGGACTTCACGTAGGCCACCCGGAAGGATATACCGCCACCGACATATACAGCCGCTTTTTGCGCATGAACGGTTACAACGTTCTTCATCCCATGGGCTACGACGCCTTCGGCCTTCCCGCAGAAAATTATGCAATAAAGACGGGAACACATCCGCGTACTACGACGATGGAAAACATAGATCACTTTACAAAGCAGATAAAGGCCTTCGGTTTTTCTTACGACTGGGATCGCTGCGTTTCCACTTGCACGCCGGATTATTACCGCTGGACTCAATGGATATTTTTACAGCTGTACAAAAAGGGGCTTGCCTATGAAGCCAAGACGCCGATCAATTGGTGCCCCAGTTGCATGACAGGTCTTGCAAACGAAGAAGTCAAAGAAGGTAAATGCGAACGCTGCGGAACTTCGGTTACCCACAAAGTTATACGTCAGTGGATCTTAAAGATCACTTCATATGCGGACAGGCTTTTAAAAGATCTTGACACGCTTGATTGGCCTGAGTCGGTAAATCTTATGCAAAAAAACTGGATAGGCCGCAGCACAGGAGCAGAAGTTGATTTTCACATAGCGGACAAAGACGGAAAAGAAACAAAAGATTTTTTGACGGTCTATACGACTCGTCCGGACACCCTGTTCGGAGCCACGTACATGGTAATTTCCCCCGAACATCCGATGGTAGAAAAGCTCACTTCCGCCGAACAAAAAAAAGCCGTAAGCGAATATGTTGAAGCCGCTTCAAAAAAATCGGATCTTGAAAGAACCGACCTTAACAAGGACAAAACAGGCGTTTTTACGGGGAGCTTTGCGATCGATCCCGTAAACGGAAATAAAATTCCTATATGGATCTCGGACTATGTTCTTATCTCATACGGAACGGGAGCGATTATGGCCGTTCCGGCGCACGACGAGCGCGACTGGGACTTTGCAAAAAAATTCGCTCTGCCCGTAATCAAGGTTGTGGCTTCAAAAGAAGAGATCGCTTCTTTAGCGGACGGCGATGAGAAAAAAGGTCTTGCAATTTTAAATGACGCCGCCAAGGATCCTGAAAAATACAAGGCTCTCGCTTCTGCACACAACGATGTTTTTGCAGCGGCGGAAAAATGCACGGCTGCGGACGGATACTCGATAAACAGCGGGCAATTTACCGGCATGGATACCCGCAGTTCGATAGAAAACATTATCGCATGGCTTGGACAAAGAGGTATAGGTAAAAAGGCCGTAAACTACAAACTGCGGGACTGGGTTTTCAGCCGCCAACGGTATTGGGGAGAACCGATACCCCTCGTTCATTGCCCTGTATGTAAAACAGTCCCCTTAGATGAAAAAGACCTTCCGCTTGAGCTGCCCGATGTGAAAACATATCAGCCTACGGGAACGGGAGAAAGCCCGCTTGCAGGAATCGACGATTGGGTGAACTGTAAATGTCCCAAATGCGGAGGGCCGGCAAAGCGTGAAACGAATACTATGCCCCAGTGGGCGGGGTCATGCTGGTACTATCTCCGCTACATAGATCCGCACAATACGAAATCTCTTGCGGACACGGAAAAAATAAAATACTGGATGCCTGTCGATTTATACGTGGGAGGCGCGGAACACGCGGTTTTGCACCTGCTTTACGCGCGTTTTTGGCACAAGGTGCTCTACGATTTGGGAGCGGTAAATACGACGGAACCGTTCCAAAGGCTCGTAAATCAGGGAATGATCACGTCCTTTGCGTACCAAAGGGCTAATAAGTCCTTAGTTCCCGTAGACAAGGTTGAAGAAGTTGCCCCCGGCATATACGAAGACAGAGAAACTCATGAAAAACTTGAGCAGGTTACGGCAAAGATGTCAAAATCGCTTAAAAATGTTGTAAATCCCGACGATATGATAAGGCAATACGGGGCGGACAGCGTGCGCATGTATGAAATGTTCATGGGTCCGCTTACGATGTCAAAACCTTGGAATACACAGGGATTAATAGGAATAAGCCGTTTTCTTGAAAAAGTATGGTCGATAGGCGAAAAACCCTTAAGCGAAACGGACATCACTCTGCCGCTTACTGACAAGCGCATTGCCGACGTACGCAAACTTTACGCGCAGACGGTAAAAAAAGTCACTTCCGACACGGAATCTCTTAACTTTAATACGGCGATCAGCCAGATGATGATCTTTATAAACGAAGTTTCAAAATTGGATTCCATACCGCGCACGATGTGGGAAGGCTTTGTAAAAATGCTAGCCTGCTACGCTCCGCACATAGGCGAAGAGCTTTGGCAGATCATGGGGCATGATAAAACGATCGCTTATGAAAAATGGCCGGAATTCAGCGAAGACTACTGCAAAGAAGATTCCAAGACAATCGTAGTTATGATCAACGGAAAATTGCGGGATAAATTCGACGCTCCTCCGGGTGCTTCCCAAAAGGATCTGGAAAACAAAGCTTATGCGACGGAGGGCGCCCGTAAATTCATGGAAGGCAAGACTGTTGTAAAAACCGTAGTCGTTCCGGACAAGCTCGTAAATATCGTAGTGAAATAA
- a CDS encoding diacylglycerol/lipid kinase family protein — protein sequence MIYVFYNPLANNKKAKKDLSLIASLLTENDISFFDVTQEKNVKSLLIGLSPKDTAVIAGGDGTLHRFVNMLYDDFGSPSSIHAKLLFFPSGSGNDFMHDIHHSKEKKLIDLKKYIENLPSVSINGKIHHFINGTGAGLDGWCCYEAEKSRQKSDKPINYTLIAARGLLYAYKPFSATAVVDGIPHRYNDIWLISSMNGRYFGGGMKVAPEQDRLAKDKTVSFVAAHSLKRRQTFRIFPEFLLGKYVRRKNYIDVIPAKKITVTFDNPVTIQIDGEAFPNVTSYSVDCVR from the coding sequence ATGATATATGTTTTTTATAATCCGCTTGCAAACAACAAAAAAGCAAAAAAAGACCTTTCTCTGATCGCCTCTCTCTTAACGGAAAACGACATTTCTTTTTTTGACGTAACTCAGGAAAAAAATGTAAAAAGTCTTTTGATAGGATTGTCTCCCAAAGACACTGCCGTCATCGCAGGCGGAGACGGAACCCTGCACCGTTTTGTTAACATGCTCTACGACGACTTCGGCTCTCCTTCTTCAATCCATGCAAAGCTGCTTTTTTTTCCGTCGGGATCGGGAAACGACTTTATGCACGATATTCATCATTCCAAAGAAAAAAAACTTATCGACCTTAAAAAATATATTGAAAACCTGCCTTCCGTAAGCATAAACGGCAAAATTCATCACTTTATTAACGGAACTGGAGCGGGACTTGACGGCTGGTGCTGTTATGAAGCCGAAAAAAGCAGGCAAAAAAGCGATAAACCGATAAACTACACGCTAATCGCCGCAAGGGGGCTCCTTTACGCATACAAGCCTTTTTCGGCTACCGCAGTGGTAGACGGAATTCCGCACCGCTATAACGACATATGGCTTATTTCTTCCATGAACGGGCGCTATTTCGGCGGCGGAATGAAGGTTGCCCCTGAACAGGATCGGCTGGCCAAAGACAAGACCGTGAGCTTTGTAGCGGCGCACAGTCTAAAAAGGCGTCAAACATTTAGGATATTTCCGGAATTTCTTTTGGGAAAATACGTGCGCCGAAAAAACTACATAGATGTGATTCCCGCAAAAAAAATCACCGTAACTTTTGACAACCCCGTTACGATCCAGATCGACGGGGAAGCGTTTCCGAACGTAACTTCCTATTCGGTGGACTGTGTTCGGTAG
- a CDS encoding M15 family metallopeptidase: MIKRFSILIVVFLFAAGSCKKSYAESVNMKQSEAKLAKAFAALSEDARNAIPNGDPEEFLADLQKVLDADKDGLLILCDKTHSLGASYVPKDLVTLEQNDAYSVNRKGLQLRIAAEENLRIMAQAAKKDSVTLLVSSAYRSYDYQRAVYDRLVKLQGREVTDRESARPGTSQHQLGTTVDFGSIDDSFADTKAGRWVNEHASKYGWSLSFPDGYEHVTGYRWESWHFRYIGKEACAFQNKWFGGIQQFMLEFIHAYRSI; encoded by the coding sequence ATGATAAAAAGATTTTCCATATTGATAGTTGTTTTTTTGTTCGCTGCAGGCAGCTGCAAAAAATCTTACGCCGAGTCCGTAAACATGAAACAATCGGAAGCCAAACTTGCAAAGGCCTTTGCCGCTCTTAGCGAAGACGCCCGGAACGCGATACCGAACGGCGATCCTGAAGAGTTTTTGGCGGATCTGCAAAAAGTTTTAGACGCTGATAAAGACGGACTTCTTATTTTATGCGACAAAACGCACTCGCTCGGAGCTTCCTATGTTCCGAAGGATCTTGTAACTCTGGAACAAAATGACGCTTATTCCGTAAACAGAAAAGGCCTTCAATTGCGTATTGCAGCGGAAGAAAATTTGCGCATTATGGCGCAGGCGGCAAAAAAGGACTCCGTCACTTTGCTTGTAAGTTCCGCCTACCGCTCATACGATTACCAGAGAGCGGTATATGACCGCCTTGTAAAACTGCAGGGACGGGAAGTTACGGACCGGGAAAGCGCCAGACCGGGAACGAGCCAGCATCAGCTTGGAACTACGGTGGATTTCGGTTCGATCGACGACAGTTTTGCGGACACCAAGGCCGGCAGATGGGTAAACGAACATGCGTCGAAATACGGATGGTCGCTTTCTTTTCCGGACGGGTACGAGCACGTTACAGGATACCGCTGGGAAAGCTGGCATTTCCGCTATATCGGAAAGGAAGCGTGCGCCTTTCAAAATAAATGGTTCGGCGGAATACAGCAGTTTATGCTGGAATTTATCCACGCGTACAGATCTATATGA
- a CDS encoding STAS domain-containing protein: MEKLSMSERSESNFTLYELRGAFTFYTIDAVRSVLYKKISRSNVVLDLSQVSDIDSAGTGLLLAVFSDALNAEHILYMLNPSENVLRSLEKTGLFDLLSVIASVNEAV, from the coding sequence ATGGAAAAACTTTCAATGAGCGAAAGATCGGAATCGAATTTCACCTTGTATGAACTGCGCGGCGCGTTTACGTTTTATACGATCGACGCGGTCAGGTCTGTTTTGTATAAAAAAATTTCAAGGTCGAACGTAGTTCTTGATCTTTCTCAAGTGTCGGATATAGATTCTGCAGGAACAGGGCTTCTTCTTGCCGTATTTAGCGATGCCCTTAACGCGGAACATATCTTATACATGTTAAATCCTTCCGAAAACGTCCTTCGCTCTTTGGAAAAGACGGGACTTTTCGATCTGCTTTCAGTGATCGCATCCGTAAACGAAGCGGTATGA
- a CDS encoding PP2C family protein-serine/threonine phosphatase gives MIFILITLISVVYLFLILSENSGVRLKTPVLLYESCTCAFIFAVSLAVGQTALYYFQKNLHVFQFLLIRFLLLMESFFYINIALYFFSHLIKENNKIFVRLRHILYLLSLVFVVMLPVSVTVAKAAAGNLLLLEVLRTVGGSTRLSPPAMESFYNVTASCFLMTPYENMNFPAEMIIVTYRVILPLISAVAMFFDAGKNALKIQKAFFNAAALIFLWLGWYVIRFACRHDSSFIVFIVPFYVCALLTLIKSEKITGLFRRRYFIMDFAAVFLRFILPSLLCALMYIPVCSIYKKSPAFAWTFFGFYVLGIINLAYWANDKFRFKAGGLADRYKAEFENEIASLDYKQEPSVITMNIAALFKKYAFAGNVSVAIPESASQLKVIYSSNETNFRFSPDDVKLFDFLAEIRKEIVFASDAGTDVHLEGIRKPLSNLFRRSASEAIIVMHEGLHVSGVFLLGKKINGHGYNSYDRIAFSDLYSYFFVYSYFIQNAANKSILSVFAREVSLSSQIITSIRQNVDLPDQSRMDVSYRMLAAREIGGEFIDMIKLSADEHFFVLGALAGRGVSASMNMVILRNFIRTYVSKNNLHGGGLIEFADKVNSFIIENLPKETFFSGAFLFADLKKTHMRYINCGVPAIFLYSAELHNVTDIEGKGCVLGVLKDIHERISVKERRLHRGDVVFMCTDGLIDSRSVRGECFGGERIRRCIEERNFYPADQIIRHILNQLAVFMPEEISNDITALVLRSDSNGRAEG, from the coding sequence GTGATATTTATTTTGATAACGCTTATCTCTGTTGTTTATCTTTTTTTGATACTTTCGGAGAACTCCGGTGTGCGTCTGAAAACACCTGTTCTTTTATACGAGTCCTGTACGTGCGCTTTTATATTTGCCGTTTCTTTGGCGGTAGGGCAGACCGCTCTGTACTATTTTCAGAAAAACTTACATGTTTTTCAATTTTTGCTTATTCGCTTTTTGCTGCTCATGGAAAGCTTTTTTTACATAAACATAGCGCTTTATTTTTTTTCTCATCTCATAAAGGAAAACAATAAGATATTTGTTCGCTTGCGTCATATACTGTATCTGTTGTCTCTCGTTTTTGTAGTTATGCTTCCCGTTTCCGTTACGGTGGCAAAAGCGGCAGCGGGGAATTTACTTTTGCTGGAAGTCCTTAGGACGGTAGGTGGTTCTACACGGCTTTCTCCGCCAGCGATGGAAAGTTTTTATAATGTAACGGCTTCGTGTTTTTTGATGACGCCGTATGAAAATATGAATTTTCCGGCTGAAATGATTATAGTTACTTATCGCGTAATTCTGCCTTTAATTTCCGCCGTCGCCATGTTTTTTGACGCCGGAAAAAACGCATTGAAAATTCAAAAGGCTTTTTTTAATGCTGCAGCCTTGATTTTTTTATGGCTAGGATGGTACGTAATCCGGTTTGCCTGTAGACATGACAGCAGCTTTATTGTTTTTATAGTTCCTTTTTATGTCTGTGCGCTTTTGACGCTCATAAAATCCGAAAAGATAACGGGATTATTCAGAAGACGCTATTTTATCATGGATTTTGCGGCGGTGTTTTTGCGGTTTATACTTCCTTCCCTGCTCTGCGCTTTAATGTATATTCCCGTGTGTTCGATATATAAAAAATCTCCGGCATTCGCGTGGACGTTTTTCGGTTTTTATGTTTTAGGCATTATAAACCTTGCGTACTGGGCCAATGATAAATTCAGGTTCAAAGCCGGCGGGCTTGCCGACCGCTATAAGGCGGAATTTGAAAATGAAATAGCTTCACTGGATTATAAGCAGGAGCCGTCCGTCATTACCATGAACATAGCGGCGTTGTTTAAAAAATACGCTTTTGCCGGAAATGTTTCGGTCGCAATTCCGGAATCCGCTTCTCAGCTGAAGGTGATTTACAGTTCCAACGAGACGAATTTTCGCTTTTCCCCCGACGACGTAAAACTTTTTGACTTTCTTGCCGAAATTCGAAAAGAAATCGTTTTTGCTTCGGACGCAGGAACCGACGTGCACTTGGAGGGAATCCGTAAACCCCTTTCAAATCTGTTTCGCCGTTCGGCTTCGGAAGCTATTATAGTTATGCACGAGGGACTTCATGTGTCCGGCGTTTTTTTACTGGGTAAAAAAATAAACGGCCACGGCTATAATTCTTACGACAGAATCGCGTTTTCGGATCTTTATTCATATTTTTTTGTTTACAGCTATTTTATCCAAAACGCCGCAAATAAGTCGATTTTGAGCGTTTTTGCGCGCGAAGTAAGTTTGTCGTCTCAGATTATAACTTCGATCAGACAGAACGTGGATCTTCCCGATCAAAGCAGGATGGATGTCTCTTACAGGATGCTCGCCGCCCGTGAAATCGGCGGAGAGTTTATCGACATGATAAAACTGTCGGCCGATGAGCATTTTTTTGTGCTTGGCGCCCTTGCTGGAAGAGGCGTGAGCGCAAGTATGAATATGGTCATACTAAGAAATTTTATAAGAACCTATGTTTCCAAAAATAATTTGCACGGCGGAGGGCTCATTGAATTTGCCGACAAAGTCAATTCCTTTATAATTGAAAATTTGCCTAAGGAGACTTTTTTTTCGGGCGCCTTCCTTTTTGCCGACCTTAAAAAAACTCATATGCGCTATATCAACTGCGGCGTTCCGGCTATATTTTTGTATTCTGCCGAGCTTCACAATGTTACGGATATCGAAGGCAAGGGCTGCGTGCTTGGAGTTTTAAAAGACATACATGAGCGTATTTCAGTTAAAGAGCGGCGTTTGCACAGGGGAGATGTCGTGTTTATGTGTACGGACGGGCTTATCGATTCGCGTTCCGTTCGGGGAGAGTGCTTCGGCGGAGAGAGGATCCGCCGCTGTATCGAAGAAAGAAACTTTTATCCTGCGGATCAGATTATCCGGCACATACTCAACCAGCTTGCGGTTTTTATGCCCGAAGAAATTTCAAACGACATAACCGCATTGGTTTTAAGAAGCGATTCGAACGGACGGGCGGAGGGGTAA
- a CDS encoding PP2C family protein-serine/threonine phosphatase, whose protein sequence is MIRTQAKFIRAICNFTAAALSVIIAFFIFPHHATSFSKNFTVVLISACICLVLSLKRKILVRFITFIENKGLSGGETAVLLQFVKSLRNCYSYDDFFSASADILEIQGGCSVIYIDSAQKYVLYNSPDRIASSPHITKILQHNFPHTWEDGIYFLDRKFGLKNKSAGSFGILCCVGVYHLFIIGSSAQRFDSAVYPVLLYEMRRFQTHTKIISEMGKISELSREWRKLAETQRYFLPQKMPEIKGLKAASFFKPLINVSGDYYSMLPVSQTKAIVLLGDVSGKGLASALIMGIAMNTVKSAENKEDLVAIVRAIDHSIKEMRLQDKYTVLFIGLIDTEDMSLKYINASVDDAMIFFRNEDGISMKRLNPNCSILGIIDLEEIHVDRCALRQEDVLFLASDGVSEVKNKSGEDLGGTEIYLETLKESSILSPDDFLKRIMHLVQKFCNNKLHDDIAMLAVKVSAGGKQ, encoded by the coding sequence ATGATAAGGACTCAGGCTAAATTTATCAGGGCGATATGCAATTTTACTGCAGCGGCCTTGTCCGTCATAATAGCGTTTTTTATTTTTCCTCATCACGCGACGAGTTTTTCAAAAAACTTTACGGTCGTTTTGATAAGCGCATGCATATGCCTTGTTCTTAGCTTAAAAAGAAAAATACTCGTCCGCTTCATTACCTTTATAGAAAACAAGGGATTAAGCGGCGGCGAAACCGCCGTCTTATTGCAGTTTGTCAAGTCTCTTAGAAACTGTTATTCTTACGACGATTTTTTTTCCGCTTCCGCGGACATCCTTGAAATACAGGGCGGCTGTTCGGTTATCTACATAGACAGCGCACAAAAATACGTTCTTTACAACAGTCCCGATCGAATTGCATCTTCGCCTCATATAACAAAGATCCTGCAGCATAATTTTCCTCATACGTGGGAAGACGGTATTTATTTTTTAGACAGAAAATTCGGCTTAAAAAATAAGAGCGCAGGCTCGTTCGGCATTTTGTGCTGTGTTGGCGTTTATCACCTTTTTATCATAGGCAGCTCTGCCCAACGCTTCGACAGCGCGGTTTATCCCGTTTTGCTGTACGAAATGCGGCGTTTCCAGACTCATACCAAAATTATTTCGGAAATGGGAAAGATTTCCGAACTGTCGCGGGAATGGAGAAAGCTCGCCGAAACGCAGCGCTATTTTTTACCGCAAAAAATGCCCGAAATAAAAGGATTAAAAGCCGCGTCGTTTTTTAAACCTTTGATAAACGTTTCAGGCGATTATTATTCGATGCTTCCCGTCTCTCAAACAAAGGCCATAGTTTTGCTTGGCGACGTTTCCGGCAAAGGCCTTGCGTCGGCTCTCATAATGGGAATCGCTATGAATACGGTAAAAAGCGCTGAAAACAAAGAAGATTTAGTCGCCATAGTGAGGGCTATCGATCACTCCATAAAAGAAATGCGCCTTCAGGATAAATATACGGTTTTATTCATAGGCTTGATCGATACTGAAGATATGAGCCTTAAATATATAAACGCTTCCGTAGACGACGCCATGATTTTTTTCAGGAATGAAGACGGGATAAGCATGAAAAGACTTAACCCGAATTGTTCCATCTTGGGAATCATAGATTTGGAAGAAATTCATGTTGACAGATGCGCCTTGAGGCAGGAAGACGTTTTGTTTTTAGCTTCGGACGGAGTTTCCGAAGTAAAGAATAAGAGCGGCGAAGATCTGGGCGGCACGGAAATATATCTTGAAACGCTTAAAGAAAGCAGTATTTTATCGCCCGACGATTTTTTAAAAAGGATAATGCATCTCGTACAAAAATTCTGCAATAATAAGCTGCATGACGATATTGCCATGCTTGCGGTTAAGGTATCGGCCGGAGGAAAACAGTGA